One window of the Candidatus Neomarinimicrobiota bacterium genome contains the following:
- a CDS encoding dihydroorotate dehydrogenase-like protein has protein sequence MRLSTKYMGLELKNPLVPSASPLTEKLDSIKILEDNGASAVVLFSLFEEQIEQEDSTLEHFMEYGADSFAESLSFFPQAHEFKNGPQEYLENIRKIKEGVDIPVIASLNGATPGGWMEYAKKLESAGADGLELNIHYLPVDFNETSADVEKRYTDIVSWVKSNVTIPVAVKIGSRFSSLPAVAKALEGAGADALVMFNRFYHPDIDLEKLETKRQIQLSHSREIRLAMRWISILRGNVELNFAASGGVHNAHDVLKLIMSGADVTMLASALMAHGPETIKTIEQDLIIWMDENEYQSLSQMKGSMSLIHSPSPQILVRDNYMRTLLEFQSQNKT, from the coding sequence ATGCGTCTAAGTACAAAATACATGGGTTTGGAGCTTAAGAATCCTTTGGTTCCTTCGGCTTCACCCCTGACTGAAAAATTGGATAGTATTAAAATTCTGGAAGACAATGGGGCATCTGCAGTGGTTCTGTTTTCATTATTTGAAGAACAGATCGAGCAGGAAGACAGCACGTTGGAACATTTTATGGAATATGGGGCTGATTCTTTCGCTGAGTCACTGAGTTTTTTCCCTCAGGCTCATGAATTCAAGAATGGCCCACAGGAGTATCTTGAGAATATCCGCAAGATCAAAGAAGGGGTTGATATCCCGGTAATTGCCAGTTTGAATGGTGCTACACCTGGTGGCTGGATGGAATATGCCAAGAAATTAGAGTCCGCCGGTGCTGATGGCTTGGAACTGAATATTCACTATCTGCCAGTTGATTTTAATGAAACCAGTGCTGATGTCGAAAAACGCTATACTGATATCGTAAGCTGGGTAAAAAGCAATGTCACTATTCCGGTAGCGGTTAAGATCGGTTCGCGATTCAGCTCCCTGCCGGCTGTTGCCAAGGCTCTTGAAGGTGCTGGCGCAGATGCGTTGGTTATGTTCAATCGTTTTTATCATCCAGATATTGATCTTGAAAAATTAGAAACGAAGCGCCAGATCCAGTTGAGCCATTCTCGAGAGATTCGCTTGGCCATGCGCTGGATCTCAATTTTGCGTGGAAATGTAGAGTTGAACTTTGCAGCCAGCGGTGGTGTTCATAATGCCCACGATGTTTTGAAGCTTATCATGTCTGGTGCGGATGTGACCATGTTGGCCTCTGCTCTCATGGCTCATGGTCCTGAAACCATCAAAACCATTGAACAAGATTTGATCATCTGGATGGATGAGAACGAATATCAAAGTCTTTCTCAGATGAAAGGCAGTATGAGTCTGATCCATTCACCCAGTCCACAAATCCTGGTGCGTGATAATTATATGCGAACCTTGTTGGAGTTTCAGTCCCAAAACAAGACCTGA
- a CDS encoding ferritin family protein — translation MNVAERSSEFKSVQDVLKRAMLLEMNGKEFFKMAAKTATSPVAKELFEHMAKEEEHHLHILKLTFNRHLDEGKVILPSEEELAFGFQDPIIDKSFLMELRNSAFDSSAISIALTLEERAFKFYQKEEQTATDPDIKKLFTWLTDWEIDHHRKLMELEEDFREEVWNDSNFWPM, via the coding sequence ATGAATGTTGCAGAGAGATCATCTGAATTCAAATCAGTCCAGGATGTTTTGAAGCGAGCTATGCTGCTTGAAATGAATGGGAAAGAATTTTTTAAAATGGCTGCAAAAACAGCCACATCTCCAGTAGCCAAAGAACTATTTGAGCACATGGCTAAAGAGGAAGAACATCATCTTCATATTCTTAAACTCACTTTCAATCGCCATCTGGATGAGGGCAAGGTGATTCTACCTTCTGAAGAAGAGTTGGCATTTGGTTTTCAGGATCCGATCATTGATAAATCTTTTCTTATGGAATTGCGTAACAGTGCTTTTGATTCATCAGCTATTAGTATTGCTCTGACACTGGAAGAACGGGCTTTTAAATTTTACCAGAAAGAAGAGCAGACCGCTACGGATCCTGATATCAAGAAGCTTTTTACCTGGTTAACTGACTGGGAGATCGACCACCATCGCAAGCTTATGGAATTGGAAGAGGATTTCCGAGAAGAAGTCTGGAATGATTCAAATTTCTGGCCCATGTAA